One stretch of Nocardia mangyaensis DNA includes these proteins:
- a CDS encoding DUF3117 domain-containing protein, whose amino-acid sequence MAAMKPRTGDGPLEATKEGRGIVMRVPLEGGGRLVVELTPDEAAALGDELKSVTS is encoded by the coding sequence ATGGCGGCCATGAAGCCCCGTACCGGGGACGGTCCCCTCGAGGCAACCAAGGAAGGTCGTGGAATCGTCATGCGGGTTCCACTCGAGGGTGGCGGGCGTCTGGTCGTCGAACTCACACCGGACGAGGCTGCGGCGCTCGGTGACGAACTGAAGAGCGTCACCAGCTGA
- a CDS encoding general stress protein has protein sequence MTNPLGNPNRGRQALPTPPTGWPVGSYPTYAEAQRAVDYLADGQFPVGDVTIVGVDLMQVERVLYRLTWGKVIGGGVVSGAWLGLFLGLLLSLFTTTGGALGPLVVGLLGGIVFGVITTSIPYAATKGQRDFASTLQLVAGRYDVLCDPKSAERARDMLARLAL, from the coding sequence ATGACGAATCCCTTGGGCAACCCGAATCGCGGACGGCAGGCGTTGCCGACGCCGCCGACGGGCTGGCCGGTCGGCTCGTATCCGACCTATGCCGAGGCACAGCGTGCTGTCGACTACCTCGCCGACGGGCAGTTCCCGGTGGGCGATGTGACCATCGTCGGCGTCGACCTGATGCAGGTCGAGCGGGTGCTGTACCGGCTGACCTGGGGCAAGGTCATCGGCGGTGGCGTGGTGTCGGGCGCGTGGCTCGGCCTGTTCCTCGGTCTGCTGCTGAGCCTGTTCACCACCACCGGTGGGGCGCTCGGCCCGCTGGTCGTCGGTCTGCTCGGCGGCATCGTCTTCGGTGTCATCACGACCTCGATCCCGTACGCGGCCACCAAGGGCCAGCGCGACTTCGCCTCCACCTTGCAGCTCGTCGCCGGTCGCTACGACGTGCTGTGCGACCCCAAGTCCGCCGAACGCGCCCGCGACATGTTGGCCCGATTGGCTCTGTGA
- a CDS encoding Mrp/NBP35 family ATP-binding protein, translating to MPVITEADVRAALAKVDDPEIRKPITELGMVKSIAIADSGDVHVEIYLTTSGCPLRTEIIQRVTKAVADVPGAGAVSVDLDVMSDEQRTELRKSLRGDSAEPVIPFAQPGSLTRVYAVASGKGGVGKSSVTANLAVALAERGLSVGVLDADIYGHSIPRMLGSDAKPTQVERMIMPPVAHNVKMISIAQFTQGNTPVVWRGPMLHRALQQFLADVFWGDLDVLLLDLPPGTGDVAISIAQLIPNAEILVVTTPQVAAAEVAERAGAIALQTRQRIAGVVENMSWLDLPDGSRMDLYGTGGGQVVADSLTRAVGANVPLLGQIPIEQALREGGDEGTPIVLSDPDNPAAKALQGVADKLAIRKRGLAGMSLGIDTTRHL from the coding sequence ATGCCAGTGATTACGGAAGCGGATGTGCGGGCCGCGCTCGCGAAGGTCGACGATCCGGAGATCCGCAAGCCGATCACCGAGTTGGGCATGGTCAAGAGCATCGCCATCGCCGACAGCGGTGACGTGCACGTCGAGATCTACCTGACGACCTCGGGGTGCCCGCTGCGCACCGAGATCATCCAGCGGGTCACCAAAGCCGTCGCGGATGTGCCCGGTGCCGGTGCGGTGTCGGTCGATCTCGATGTGATGAGCGACGAGCAGCGCACCGAACTGCGCAAGTCGCTGCGTGGTGACTCCGCCGAGCCGGTCATCCCGTTCGCCCAGCCCGGTTCGCTCACCCGCGTCTACGCCGTCGCTTCCGGGAAGGGCGGGGTCGGCAAGTCCAGCGTCACCGCCAACCTCGCGGTGGCGCTGGCCGAGCGCGGCCTGTCGGTCGGTGTGCTCGATGCCGACATCTACGGCCACTCCATCCCCCGCATGCTCGGCTCGGATGCCAAACCCACCCAGGTCGAGCGGATGATCATGCCGCCGGTCGCGCACAACGTGAAGATGATCTCGATCGCGCAGTTCACCCAGGGCAACACCCCGGTGGTGTGGCGCGGCCCGATGCTGCACCGCGCGCTGCAGCAGTTCCTCGCCGACGTGTTCTGGGGCGACCTGGACGTACTGCTGCTCGACCTGCCGCCCGGCACCGGCGACGTCGCGATCTCCATCGCCCAGCTGATCCCGAATGCCGAGATCCTGGTCGTCACCACCCCGCAGGTGGCCGCAGCCGAAGTGGCCGAGCGGGCGGGCGCGATCGCCCTGCAGACCCGCCAGCGCATCGCCGGCGTGGTCGAGAACATGTCCTGGCTGGACCTGCCCGACGGTTCCCGAATGGACCTCTACGGCACCGGCGGCGGCCAAGTCGTCGCCGACAGTCTCACCCGAGCGGTCGGCGCGAACGTTCCGCTGCTCGGTCAGATCCCGATCGAACAGGCCCTGCGCGAAGGCGGCGACGAGGGCACCCCGATCGTGCTGAGCGACCCGGACAACCCGGCCGCCAAGGCCCTGCAAGGCGTCGCCGACAAGCTCGCCATCCGCAAACGCGGCCTGGCGGGCATGTCCCTTGGCATCGATACCACCAGGCATCTCTGA
- a CDS encoding lytic transglycosylase domain-containing protein — translation MGRHRKQPATTVRRSSLIALTGLVPAGLVGVTAASTDATSTATAAVEHDLLPDVDPEAGPELAASPLADIVEVAHAEARQSPSATPVVKTVALPGDRVAADLPAGPLGIPGIAVAAYQNAEEQLAVENPHCGMSWSLLAGIGRVESTHAFGKADADGNPIKAVYGPVLDGSLSGNNVIYDSDSGVLDGISGYDRAVGPMQFLPETWHRYAADGNGDGVSDPQNLFDAALTAGRYLCDGGLNMRDLSQQSKAILRYNNSMAYVANVMAWSGSYSSGLAPKPQDLPRIH, via the coding sequence GTGGGTCGTCATCGAAAACAGCCTGCTACCACGGTTCGCCGTAGCTCGCTCATCGCACTGACCGGATTGGTCCCCGCCGGACTCGTGGGCGTTACCGCCGCCTCGACCGACGCGACCAGCACAGCCACCGCGGCGGTCGAGCACGACCTGCTGCCCGATGTCGATCCCGAGGCCGGGCCCGAGCTGGCCGCCTCGCCACTGGCCGACATCGTCGAGGTCGCGCACGCGGAGGCACGTCAGTCGCCGTCGGCGACGCCGGTCGTGAAAACCGTTGCGCTGCCGGGTGATCGCGTCGCCGCCGATCTGCCCGCGGGCCCGCTCGGCATTCCCGGCATCGCGGTCGCCGCCTACCAGAACGCCGAAGAGCAGCTGGCCGTGGAGAATCCGCACTGCGGGATGTCCTGGTCGCTGCTGGCCGGCATCGGTCGCGTCGAGTCCACCCACGCCTTCGGCAAGGCGGACGCGGACGGCAACCCGATCAAGGCGGTCTACGGGCCGGTCCTCGACGGCAGCCTGTCCGGGAACAATGTCATCTACGACAGCGACAGCGGCGTGCTCGACGGCATCAGCGGCTACGACCGTGCCGTCGGCCCGATGCAGTTCCTGCCCGAGACCTGGCACCGCTACGCCGCCGACGGCAACGGCGACGGCGTCTCCGACCCACAGAACCTGTTCGACGCGGCACTCACCGCGGGCCGGTACCTGTGCGACGGCGGCCTGAACATGCGTGATCTGTCCCAGCAGTCCAAGGCGATCCTGCGCTACAACAATTCGATGGCCTATGTCGCCAATGTCATGGCGTGGTCGGGTTCCTACTCGAGCGGCCTGGCCCCGAAGCCACAGGACCTGCCGCGGATCCACTAG
- a CDS encoding putative RNA methyltransferase translates to MAALLACPECGHDLHTHEHVLRCDRGHSFDIARQGYVGLLTGASTKMTGDTADMLDARAAFQGTGHFAPIAGAAARACTEGAQTEGNAVLEVGAGTGYYLAETLDAAPDALGIALDVSKPAARRAARAHPRMASILADAWLGLPLRDSTLTGVLSVFAPRNPAEIARVLAPGGRFVVVTPTTGHLGELVGPLDMVRVDPDKDRRLADSLAGTFTRAEHTHVEFPMKLSRADVTHVIAMGPSAFHGAPADDPRIASLPDSTEVTASVTVSTYLLNS, encoded by the coding sequence GTGGCCGCACTCCTGGCCTGTCCGGAGTGCGGCCACGACCTGCACACGCACGAGCACGTGTTGCGCTGCGACCGCGGACACAGCTTCGACATCGCCCGGCAAGGTTATGTCGGACTGCTGACCGGTGCGTCGACGAAGATGACCGGCGACACCGCCGACATGCTCGACGCCCGCGCGGCCTTCCAGGGCACCGGGCACTTCGCGCCCATCGCCGGGGCAGCGGCACGCGCCTGCACCGAGGGCGCACAGACTGAAGGCAACGCGGTCCTCGAGGTCGGTGCGGGCACCGGCTACTACCTGGCCGAGACCCTCGACGCCGCACCCGATGCTCTCGGCATCGCGCTCGATGTATCGAAACCGGCCGCCCGTAGAGCCGCCCGCGCACATCCCCGCATGGCCTCGATCCTCGCTGACGCCTGGCTCGGCCTCCCGCTTCGCGACAGCACCCTCACCGGGGTGCTCTCGGTCTTCGCCCCACGCAACCCCGCCGAGATCGCCCGCGTCCTCGCACCGGGCGGCCGGTTCGTCGTGGTCACCCCCACCACCGGGCACCTGGGCGAGCTGGTCGGCCCGCTCGACATGGTCCGCGTCGACCCCGACAAGGACCGTCGCCTCGCGGACTCGCTGGCCGGCACCTTCACCCGAGCCGAGCACACCCACGTCGAGTTTCCGATGAAACTCTCCCGTGCCGATGTCACCCACGTGATCGCGATGGGCCCGTCGGCCTTCCATGGCGCCCCCGCCGACGACCCGCGCATCGCGTCGTTGCCGGACAGCACCGAGGTCACCGCCTCGGTCACGGTGTCGACCTATCTGCTCAACTCGTGA
- a CDS encoding magnesium and cobalt transport protein CorA: protein MPSLPSMPSFRGSGRPAPSRPRIPVPTARAIVDCAVYVDGKRLAGHFTPREAFTRSGETDSGFVWVGLHDPDETQMNDIAEIFGLHPLAVEDTVVDAVQGRQRPKLERYDDTLFLVLRTVSYVDHEIDSTSEIVETGDIMVFTGPRFAITVRHGEHTGLAGVRQDLEKRPEQLVFGPCAVLHAVADHVVDSYVEVAESIEQDIAEMEEAVFTPSSKIGIGSIYQLKREVVELRRAVSPLAIPLERLAQDQGLPVPTEIRRYMRDVADHHTSVSEHITYFDESLSGLVNAALAKISVQQNTDMRKISAYAAMAAVPTLIAGVYGMNFDVMWELHQPWGYPAVLALMAVLCGLLFRSFRRNKWL, encoded by the coding sequence GTGCCCTCGCTCCCGTCCATGCCGTCGTTTCGTGGATCAGGTCGCCCGGCGCCGTCGCGGCCGCGGATCCCCGTGCCGACGGCGCGGGCGATCGTCGACTGCGCGGTCTACGTCGACGGGAAACGGCTGGCGGGGCACTTCACCCCGCGCGAGGCGTTCACCAGGTCGGGCGAGACCGACTCGGGTTTCGTCTGGGTCGGGCTGCACGATCCCGACGAGACCCAGATGAACGACATCGCCGAGATCTTCGGCCTGCACCCGCTGGCGGTGGAGGACACCGTCGTCGACGCGGTGCAGGGCCGTCAGCGCCCCAAACTCGAACGCTACGACGACACGCTGTTCCTGGTGCTGCGCACGGTCTCCTACGTCGACCATGAGATCGACTCGACCAGCGAGATCGTCGAGACCGGCGACATCATGGTCTTCACCGGACCGCGTTTCGCGATCACCGTGCGCCACGGCGAGCACACCGGACTCGCCGGGGTGCGCCAGGATCTGGAAAAGCGTCCCGAACAGCTCGTCTTCGGGCCGTGCGCGGTGCTGCACGCCGTCGCCGATCACGTGGTCGACTCCTATGTCGAGGTCGCGGAGTCGATCGAGCAGGACATCGCCGAGATGGAGGAGGCGGTGTTCACGCCGTCGTCGAAGATCGGCATCGGCTCGATCTATCAACTCAAACGCGAAGTGGTCGAACTGCGCCGGGCGGTTTCCCCCTTGGCGATTCCGCTCGAGCGGCTGGCCCAGGACCAGGGCCTGCCGGTGCCCACTGAGATCCGGCGCTACATGCGCGATGTCGCCGATCACCACACCAGTGTTTCCGAGCACATCACCTATTTCGACGAATCACTCAGCGGCCTGGTCAACGCGGCGCTGGCCAAGATCAGCGTCCAGCAGAACACCGACATGCGCAAGATCTCGGCTTATGCCGCCATGGCGGCCGTGCCCACGCTGATCGCCGGGGTCTACGGCATGAACTTCGATGTCATGTGGGAGCTGCACCAGCCGTGGGGTTATCCCGCGGTGCTGGCTCTCATGGCGGTGCTGTGTGGGCTGCTGTTCCGCAGTTTCCGCCGCAACAAGTGGCTCTAG
- a CDS encoding lytic murein transglycosylase, with product MRISAPITMSALVVAGLVASGSAANTSTPSTAPTAPEALLAASASTTDEPAETDPSEVVGLLPVSQEAPRKLRALSPSANSLAPFAGTVPLQSISLPPGSGALGIPEIVLAAYRNAELALETAQPGCGLTWNLLAGIGRIESGHASSGRTDAAGTTTTPIFGPALDGTLPGNEIIKEADGGFMRAVGPMQFLPTTWVHYAADGNGDGVSDPHNVFDAALAAGKYLCSGGMNLREAAQELRAVLRYNNSMSYAANVLSWSAAYRNGGAPSQVAISPEIVPPGSAPMVSPNVLAASTDAPTTAAPPSTAAQLPPNTPKVTTPTQVMITLPGLPPIPCGIFCPPPPPEPETCASAPQPAGMPNPLDPAREPVEQTFGAAAPKDPAAQDPPAPGEQTEATVCTPAAPEAAPAAPAGTPAPAAPQKTPEPGIAPTEEPAPAPPAPVAPPPPPAITLPFNIVIPLPPAPAMP from the coding sequence ATGCGAATCTCTGCTCCGATAACGATGTCGGCCCTCGTCGTCGCAGGACTTGTCGCGTCCGGGTCGGCGGCGAACACTTCGACGCCGAGTACCGCGCCGACCGCACCGGAGGCCCTGCTCGCGGCCTCGGCGAGCACCACCGACGAACCGGCCGAGACCGATCCCTCCGAGGTCGTCGGGCTGCTGCCGGTCTCCCAGGAGGCGCCGCGCAAGCTGCGCGCCCTCTCCCCCTCGGCGAACAGTCTGGCGCCGTTCGCCGGAACCGTTCCACTGCAGAGCATTTCGCTACCGCCCGGTAGCGGCGCCCTCGGCATCCCGGAGATCGTGCTGGCCGCCTACCGCAATGCCGAACTCGCACTGGAGACCGCCCAGCCCGGGTGCGGACTCACCTGGAACCTGCTGGCCGGGATCGGCCGCATCGAATCCGGGCACGCCAGTAGCGGCCGCACCGACGCCGCGGGCACGACGACCACCCCGATCTTCGGTCCGGCACTCGATGGCACCCTGCCGGGCAACGAGATCATCAAGGAAGCCGACGGCGGTTTCATGCGGGCCGTCGGGCCCATGCAGTTCCTGCCGACCACCTGGGTGCACTACGCCGCCGACGGCAACGGTGACGGCGTCTCCGATCCGCACAATGTCTTCGACGCCGCGCTCGCCGCGGGCAAGTACCTGTGCTCGGGCGGGATGAATCTGCGCGAGGCGGCCCAGGAACTGCGAGCCGTGCTGCGCTACAACAACTCCATGTCCTACGCGGCCAATGTGCTGAGCTGGTCGGCCGCGTACCGCAACGGTGGCGCGCCGAGCCAGGTCGCCATCTCACCGGAGATCGTGCCGCCGGGCAGCGCCCCGATGGTCTCGCCGAACGTGTTGGCCGCCTCGACCGACGCACCCACCACCGCGGCGCCGCCGTCCACGGCCGCCCAGCTGCCGCCGAACACACCCAAGGTCACCACGCCGACGCAGGTGATGATCACCCTGCCCGGCCTGCCGCCGATCCCCTGCGGCATCTTCTGCCCGCCGCCCCCGCCCGAGCCGGAGACGTGCGCGAGCGCCCCGCAGCCCGCCGGGATGCCGAACCCACTCGATCCGGCACGCGAGCCGGTCGAGCAGACCTTCGGCGCCGCGGCGCCGAAAGACCCGGCGGCACAGGATCCGCCGGCCCCTGGCGAGCAGACCGAGGCGACCGTGTGCACCCCTGCGGCGCCCGAGGCGGCACCGGCCGCGCCGGCCGGCACCCCGGCGCCCGCCGCGCCCCAGAAGACGCCGGAGCCCGGCATCGCGCCGACCGAGGAGCCCGCCCCCGCGCCGCCCGCGCCGGTCGCGCCCCCGCCGCCGCCCGCGATCACGTTGCCGTTCAACATCGTCATCCCGCTGCCGCCCGCCCCCGCAATGCCCTAG
- a CDS encoding DNA-3-methyladenine glycosylase I: protein MTELVDDGLVRCPWSTGSQLYREYHDTEWGRPLHGDDALFERLCLEAFQSGLAWITILRKRPAFRAAFAGFEIAKVAEFGDDDRARLLADAGIVRNRAKIDAAITNARVARNLPIGLDELVWSFAPAPRPRPATIAEVPATTTESIALAKELKRRGFAFVGPTTAYALMQATGMVDDHLEVCWVQAAPTETDSPVTFRTQVSARDGDREE, encoded by the coding sequence GTGACCGAGCTCGTCGACGACGGGCTCGTCCGCTGCCCCTGGTCGACCGGTTCCCAGCTCTACCGCGAGTACCACGACACCGAGTGGGGCCGGCCCCTGCACGGCGACGACGCCCTGTTCGAACGGCTGTGCCTCGAGGCATTCCAGTCCGGGCTGGCCTGGATCACCATCCTGCGCAAGCGGCCCGCGTTCCGCGCCGCCTTCGCCGGTTTCGAGATCGCGAAGGTCGCCGAATTCGGCGATGACGACCGCGCGCGACTGCTGGCCGACGCGGGCATCGTGCGCAATCGCGCCAAGATCGACGCCGCGATCACCAACGCCCGGGTTGCTCGCAACCTGCCGATCGGCCTCGACGAGCTGGTGTGGTCGTTCGCACCCGCGCCGCGCCCGCGCCCGGCCACGATTGCCGAGGTACCGGCCACCACAACCGAATCCATTGCTCTGGCAAAGGAATTGAAGCGTCGCGGGTTCGCTTTCGTCGGCCCGACGACGGCCTATGCCCTCATGCAGGCGACCGGGATGGTAGACGATCACCTGGAGGTTTGCTGGGTGCAAGCCGCCCCGACCGAAACCGACTCACCAGTCACATTTCGTACTCAGGTGTCCGCCCGCGACGGTGATAGGGAAGAATAG
- a CDS encoding DivIVA domain-containing protein, whose amino-acid sequence MLTLLLYVLIVGLVAAVLFLVASAVFGRSEELGPLPEGTTATVLPAHGVTGADVRALRFQQVVRGYKAEEVDWALGRLAERIDELELELAQARQWQAQVVAGPDRP is encoded by the coding sequence ATGCTGACGCTGCTGCTATACGTCCTCATCGTCGGGTTGGTCGCGGCGGTGCTGTTCCTTGTCGCGAGTGCGGTGTTCGGCCGCTCCGAGGAGCTCGGGCCGTTGCCGGAGGGTACGACCGCGACGGTGCTGCCCGCCCACGGCGTCACCGGGGCCGATGTGCGGGCATTGCGGTTCCAGCAAGTGGTCCGCGGATACAAGGCTGAAGAGGTGGATTGGGCGCTGGGCCGACTCGCCGAGCGGATCGATGAACTCGAGCTCGAACTCGCCCAGGCGCGCCAGTGGCAGGCGCAGGTGGTCGCCGGACCGGACCGCCCGTGA
- a CDS encoding HpcH/HpaI aldolase/citrate lyase family protein: MKPRRSVLAVPGSNPKMIAKAKGLPVDEVFLDLEDAVAPGAKAAARANIVAALNEPGWGAQLRVVRVNDWSTEWTYADVITVVEGAGADIDAILLPKVVDAGQVRALDLLLTQLEKASGLEVGRIGIEPQLENARGLRAIDEIATASARVQALVFGPADFMASINMRTLVVGEQPDGYDVGDAYHHILMTILLTARAHGLQAIDGPYLQIRDVEGFRRAAARTAALGFDGKWVLHPGQIDAANEIFSPRQRDYDRAEEILEAYAFHTSAAGGARGAVMLGDEMIDEASAKMAQVIADKGRAAGMTRTTRFTPPSPDQE; encoded by the coding sequence ATGAAGCCCCGCCGTTCGGTACTGGCCGTGCCAGGCAGCAATCCGAAGATGATCGCCAAAGCCAAGGGGCTGCCGGTCGACGAGGTGTTCCTCGATCTGGAGGACGCGGTGGCGCCCGGCGCCAAGGCCGCCGCCAGGGCCAACATCGTGGCCGCGCTCAATGAACCGGGCTGGGGTGCTCAGCTGCGGGTGGTGCGGGTCAACGACTGGTCCACCGAATGGACCTACGCCGACGTGATCACCGTCGTCGAGGGCGCGGGCGCGGACATCGATGCGATCCTGCTGCCCAAGGTGGTCGACGCGGGTCAGGTGCGGGCCCTGGATCTGCTGCTGACCCAGTTGGAGAAGGCGAGCGGTCTCGAGGTGGGCCGCATCGGCATCGAACCGCAGCTCGAGAACGCGCGCGGCCTGCGCGCGATCGACGAGATCGCCACCGCCAGCGCGCGGGTGCAGGCGCTGGTGTTCGGTCCGGCCGATTTCATGGCCAGTATCAACATGCGCACGCTGGTGGTCGGTGAGCAGCCCGACGGCTACGACGTCGGTGACGCCTACCACCACATCCTGATGACCATCCTGCTCACCGCCCGCGCGCACGGCCTGCAGGCGATCGACGGTCCGTATCTGCAGATCCGCGATGTCGAGGGGTTCCGCCGGGCCGCCGCCCGCACGGCCGCACTCGGTTTCGACGGCAAATGGGTCCTGCACCCCGGCCAGATCGACGCCGCCAACGAGATCTTCAGCCCTCGCCAGCGCGATTACGACCGGGCCGAGGAGATCCTCGAGGCCTACGCCTTCCACACCTCCGCCGCGGGTGGCGCGCGTGGCGCGGTGATGTTGGGAGATGAGATGATCGATGAAGCCAGCGCGAAAATGGCTCAGGTGATTGCTGACAAGGGTCGCGCTGCCGGAATGACGCGCACAACGCGTTTCACTCCGCCATCACCGGATCAGGAATAG
- a CDS encoding magnesium transporter MgtE N-terminal domain-containing protein, which translates to MATTRVYVARLAGLTVLGPDGESIGRVRDVVVAVRFGRQQPRVHGLVVQLLTRQRIFVPMLRVTAIEPGMVTLNTGTVSLRRFAQRAGELLALDQVVDTAVRVHDPDLPDLDGVDVHVTDLGIEQTRTRDWVVSRVAVRGHRRIGRRRTVHVVDWSQVSGLTPTEVGKPGQDVTSLLAQFEGLRAADVAHRLRELPEKRRIEAALALDDERLADVVQELPDDDQVDLLGHLEVRRAADVLEAMDPDDAADLLGELPESEAESLLALMDPEESEPVRRLLTHSPDTAGGLMTPKPVVLSPSTTVAEALARVRDPDLTPALASMVFVVRPPTATPTGRYLGCVHIQQLLREPPAHIVGGIVDADLSPLSPDLPLSAVTRYFATYNLVCGPVVDAENHLLGAVTVDDVLDHLLPEDWREEAPPLAPVEADSIQPSGGRS; encoded by the coding sequence ATGGCAACCACCAGGGTGTATGTCGCCCGACTCGCCGGGCTCACGGTGCTGGGTCCGGACGGGGAGTCTATCGGCCGGGTCCGCGATGTGGTCGTGGCCGTCCGCTTCGGTCGCCAGCAGCCGCGCGTGCACGGTCTGGTCGTCCAACTGCTCACCCGGCAGCGGATTTTCGTGCCGATGCTGCGAGTCACCGCGATCGAACCCGGGATGGTCACCCTCAACACCGGTACCGTCAGCCTGCGCCGATTCGCCCAGCGCGCCGGGGAATTGCTGGCGCTGGACCAGGTCGTCGACACGGCGGTGCGGGTGCACGATCCCGACCTGCCCGACCTCGACGGTGTCGACGTCCATGTCACCGACCTCGGGATCGAGCAGACCAGGACCAGGGACTGGGTCGTCAGCCGGGTCGCGGTGCGCGGGCATCGGCGGATCGGGCGCCGGCGGACGGTGCACGTGGTCGATTGGTCGCAGGTCAGTGGGCTGACCCCGACGGAGGTGGGCAAGCCGGGGCAGGACGTCACCAGTCTGCTCGCGCAGTTCGAGGGGCTGCGCGCCGCCGATGTGGCGCACCGGTTGCGCGAACTGCCCGAGAAGCGCCGCATCGAGGCGGCGCTCGCCCTCGACGACGAACGCCTCGCCGACGTGGTCCAGGAACTGCCCGACGACGACCAAGTCGACCTGCTCGGGCATCTCGAGGTGCGCCGCGCCGCCGACGTGCTCGAGGCGATGGACCCCGACGACGCCGCCGACCTGCTCGGCGAGCTGCCCGAGAGCGAAGCCGAATCCCTGCTGGCGCTGATGGACCCGGAGGAATCCGAGCCGGTGCGCCGGTTGCTCACGCACTCCCCCGACACCGCGGGCGGTCTGATGACGCCGAAACCGGTCGTGCTCAGTCCATCGACCACCGTCGCCGAGGCATTGGCCAGGGTCCGCGACCCCGATCTCACACCGGCGCTGGCCTCGATGGTCTTCGTCGTCCGGCCGCCGACCGCCACTCCCACCGGCCGCTACCTCGGCTGCGTGCACATCCAGCAGTTGCTGCGCGAGCCGCCCGCCCACATTGTCGGCGGCATCGTCGACGCCGATCTGTCGCCGCTGTCGCCGGACCTGCCGCTCTCGGCGGTGACCCGCTATTTCGCCACCTACAACCTGGTGTGCGGCCCGGTCGTCGACGCCGAGAACCATCTGCTGGGCGCGGTGACCGTCGACGATGTCCTCGATCACCTGCTGCCCGAGGACTGGCGAGAAGAGGCACCGCCGCTCGCGCCCGTCGAGGCCGATTCGATCCAGCCGAGCGGAGGCCGGTCGTGA
- a CDS encoding suppressor of fused domain protein: MDVVNTVRTAVLDHYGVERAQIDSASVTFLGVEPIEILRIPGDGAVHYATLGGSRHPMGDPADLLADPVRGPRAELVLTLLLSAGPQAGVARSLGVLVATPLVEGVVLQADALLDLGEPLWHNAKFTAVLLGESEVPEVELPDPAEPVRYLSVTPVTATEAAWVRVRGAQALREAWTEAGIDVRDPARGAVNL; encoded by the coding sequence ATGGATGTGGTGAACACGGTCCGCACCGCGGTGCTGGACCACTACGGTGTCGAGCGCGCGCAGATCGACTCGGCCTCGGTCACCTTCCTCGGTGTGGAGCCGATCGAGATCCTGCGTATCCCCGGTGACGGCGCGGTGCACTACGCGACCCTGGGCGGCTCACGGCATCCGATGGGCGATCCGGCCGACCTGCTCGCCGACCCGGTGCGCGGCCCGCGCGCCGAACTGGTGCTGACCCTGCTGCTGAGCGCGGGACCGCAGGCCGGCGTCGCCCGGTCGCTGGGTGTGCTCGTCGCCACGCCCTTGGTGGAAGGCGTTGTGCTGCAAGCGGACGCACTGCTGGACCTGGGAGAACCACTGTGGCACAACGCGAAGTTCACCGCGGTGCTGCTCGGCGAGAGCGAGGTCCCCGAGGTGGAACTGCCCGATCCCGCCGAGCCGGTGCGCTACCTGAGCGTCACCCCGGTGACCGCGACCGAGGCCGCCTGGGTGCGAGTGCGTGGTGCGCAAGCCCTGCGCGAGGCCTGGACCGAGGCCGGTATCGATGTGCGTGATCCCGCGCGCGGCGCGGTGAATCTCTAG
- a CDS encoding DUF1003 domain-containing protein: protein MSEKNPSRQRLETPSGSRFTFEWDSEAVAKFSERVARFLGTGRYLAIQTVIVIVWILLNVFVIALRWDPYPFILLNLAFSTQAAYAAPLILLAQNRQDNRDKVSLEEDRTRAAQTKADTEFLARELASLRLAVGEVATRDYLRRELEEIKEVLDRIDAVTTPDGAPKAEKKRKVARKKTSGQTPSTAPISPGTPDE, encoded by the coding sequence GTGAGCGAGAAGAACCCGTCGCGCCAGCGGCTGGAGACGCCGTCGGGCTCGCGATTCACCTTCGAATGGGACTCCGAGGCGGTCGCGAAGTTCAGCGAGCGGGTCGCCCGGTTCCTCGGCACCGGGCGCTACCTGGCGATCCAGACGGTGATCGTCATCGTGTGGATCCTGCTCAACGTCTTCGTGATCGCGCTGCGGTGGGACCCCTACCCGTTCATCCTGCTCAATCTCGCCTTCTCCACGCAGGCCGCCTACGCGGCGCCGCTGATCCTGCTGGCTCAGAATCGCCAGGACAACCGGGACAAGGTCTCCCTCGAGGAGGACCGGACCCGCGCGGCGCAGACCAAGGCCGACACCGAGTTCCTCGCCAGGGAACTCGCCTCGCTGCGGTTGGCGGTCGGCGAGGTCGCCACCCGCGACTATCTGCGCCGCGAGCTGGAGGAGATCAAAGAGGTCCTCGACCGCATCGACGCGGTCACCACACCCGACGGCGCGCCGAAGGCGGAGAAGAAGCGCAAGGTCGCACGCAAGAAAACCTCCGGTCAAACACCCTCCACCGCCCCCATTTCGCCAGGTACTCCAGATGAGTAA